Proteins co-encoded in one Candidatus Kuenenbacteria bacterium HGW-Kuenenbacteria-1 genomic window:
- a CDS encoding AAA family ATPase: protein MQENQLSPLADRMRPEILEDFLGQDDILGSDKMLNQAIKEDKTPSMIFWGPPGSGKTTLANIIAKQTKSDFIQISAVSSGVKDLREIIKKAQENKLQNKRTILFIDEIHRWNKTQQDGLLPYVEKGLIALIGATTENPSFEVRSALLSRCRVFVLKQLSEEHLIEILNKAIKDKEKGLGDLNLKIEKNILKKISQMSNGDARVALNVLEYASSLSNNITFKIIKEAFQKSYLLYDKDGDEHYNIISALHKSMRGSDADASLYWLARMLEAGEDPLYIARRLVRFASEDIGLANSRALEQTVSVYNACHFIGMPECNVILAQAVVYLAKCKKSNDLYCAYEKAKKDVERYGNLPVPLHLRNAPTKLMKDLNYGKDYKYSPDFYYQESQEYLPKKLKHRKYLK from the coding sequence ATGCAAGAAAATCAATTATCGCCATTGGCCGATCGAATGAGGCCGGAAATATTAGAGGATTTTTTAGGACAGGATGATATTTTAGGTTCGGACAAAATGTTAAATCAAGCCATAAAAGAAGACAAAACGCCTTCAATGATTTTTTGGGGACCACCGGGAAGCGGCAAAACAACATTAGCAAATATTATTGCCAAACAAACAAAATCAGATTTTATTCAAATTAGCGCGGTTTCGTCCGGGGTAAAAGATTTAAGAGAGATTATCAAAAAAGCGCAAGAAAATAAATTGCAAAATAAAAGAACGATTTTGTTTATTGACGAAATTCATCGATGGAATAAAACTCAACAAGATGGACTTTTGCCTTATGTTGAAAAAGGACTAATTGCTTTAATTGGCGCGACAACTGAAAATCCCAGTTTTGAAGTTCGCTCGGCCCTGCTTTCTAGATGTCGGGTTTTTGTTTTAAAACAATTAAGCGAAGAACATTTAATTGAAATTTTAAACAAGGCGATAAAAGATAAAGAAAAAGGATTGGGTGATTTAAATTTAAAAATAGAAAAAAATATTTTGAAAAAAATTAGCCAGATGTCAAATGGCGATGCGCGAGTTGCCTTGAATGTTTTGGAATACGCGTCTAGTTTGTCAAACAATATTACTTTTAAAATTATAAAAGAAGCGTTTCAAAAATCGTATTTGCTTTATGATAAAGATGGCGATGAACATTATAATATTATTTCCGCTTTGCATAAATCAATGCGCGGTTCTGACGCTGATGCCTCATTGTATTGGTTGGCGCGAATGTTAGAAGCAGGAGAGGATCCTTTGTATATTGCTCGCAGATTAGTTCGTTTTGCCAGCGAAGATATTGGTTTGGCAAATTCTCGCGCTTTAGAGCAAACTGTGTCCGTATATAATGCTTGCCATTTTATTGGTATGCCTGAATGTAATGTTATTTTAGCACAAGCTGTTGTTTATTTAGCAAAATGTAAAAAATCAAATGATTTATATTGTGCTTATGAAAAAGCAAAAAAAGATGTTGAACGGTATGGTAATTTACCTGTGCCTTTACATCTTCGCAATGCGCCGACAAAATTAATGAAAGATTTAAATTATGGCAAGGATTATAAATATAGCCCGGATTTTTATTATCAAGAATCGCAGGAATACTTGCCTAAGAAATTAAAACACAGAAAATATTTAAAATAA
- the amrB gene encoding AmmeMemoRadiSam system protein B, whose amino-acid sequence MQRIKTTMLFSILILLIIIQAGLIFCYQSSFKDASKGLHLSTAQKNNIAPSNMPTHYSYFSKKEFFDEAYEQAIGQIKSADSKIYGGIIPHHLIVKDKIAAFFEGIKQNNYETIILIGPNHFRQGKSDIILSQAQWKTPYGIIEPDLNLIEKLKQIAGINIEEEPFIAEHSISGLVGFIKKSFPDSQIVPIILKNKTSSEKSTQLAKAIYENVDPEKILVLSSVDFSHYQPTAVANFHDQKSNSVISNFDFDKIYNLEIDSPSSIYVLLKYLEKIKAKNSELIFSTNSGTLIQKTDEPTTSHNFFYFKKHEVKKESLINFLFFGDLMLDRNVGQKIKQHGLDYFFSKLAGEENRFFQGIDIISANLEGATTNNGAHYNPKMAYDFAFNPEIIKALKKYHFNFFNLANNHFSDQGEKGITETTQNLDKLKLNYSGCRDGMIDEKCASKIIEIDNRKIGLIGLSMVYSELDKKKLDDIFKKIKNKTDLIIVNIHWGTEYSHKFSKTQQEIAYQLIDAGADIVIGHHPHVVQGMEIYRNKPIFYSLGNFIFDQYFSKDTQEGLAVGVNVIQSKEQNKLEFYLFPFKSIASQVKLMDNKEKNKFLENFINWSNIDEKIIEQIKSNKIEFNY is encoded by the coding sequence ATGCAAAGAATAAAAACCACAATGCTTTTCTCAATATTAATCCTGCTAATAATAATTCAAGCAGGATTAATTTTTTGTTATCAATCTAGTTTTAAAGATGCGAGCAAGGGTTTACATCTATCAACTGCGCAAAAAAATAATATCGCTCCAAGCAATATGCCAACTCATTATTCTTATTTTTCAAAAAAAGAATTTTTTGATGAGGCGTATGAACAAGCAATTGGACAAATAAAATCAGCTGATTCTAAAATTTATGGCGGAATAATTCCTCATCATTTAATTGTCAAAGATAAAATCGCCGCGTTTTTTGAAGGCATTAAACAAAATAATTATGAAACAATTATTTTAATCGGACCCAATCATTTTAGACAAGGCAAGTCTGATATTATTTTATCTCAAGCTCAATGGAAAACTCCTTATGGAATAATTGAACCGGATCTTAATTTAATTGAAAAATTAAAACAAATAGCTGGCATCAATATTGAAGAAGAACCGTTTATTGCCGAACATTCAATCTCTGGGTTGGTTGGTTTTATTAAAAAAAGTTTTCCTGATTCTCAAATCGTTCCAATCATTTTAAAAAATAAAACTTCTTCAGAAAAAAGTACGCAATTAGCCAAAGCAATTTATGAAAATGTTGATCCAGAAAAAATTTTAGTTTTGAGTAGCGTTGATTTTTCGCACTATCAGCCAACAGCAGTCGCCAATTTTCATGACCAAAAAAGCAACTCAGTAATCAGTAATTTTGATTTTGATAAAATTTATAATTTAGAAATAGATTCTCCCTCTTCTATTTATGTTTTGTTAAAATATTTAGAAAAAATAAAAGCGAAAAATAGCGAATTAATTTTTTCAACCAATTCAGGAACTTTAATACAAAAAACAGACGAACCAACAACCAGCCATAATTTTTTTTATTTTAAAAAACACGAAGTAAAAAAAGAAAGTTTAATTAACTTTCTTTTTTTTGGCGATTTAATGCTTGATCGCAATGTTGGTCAAAAAATAAAACAACATGGGTTAGATTATTTTTTTTCTAAATTGGCTGGTGAAGAGAATAGATTTTTTCAAGGCATTGATATAATTAGCGCTAATTTAGAAGGCGCGACGACAAATAATGGCGCTCATTACAATCCAAAAATGGCTTATGATTTTGCTTTTAATCCCGAGATTATAAAAGCATTAAAAAAATATCATTTTAATTTTTTTAATTTGGCGAATAATCATTTTTCAGATCAAGGTGAAAAAGGAATAACAGAAACTACGCAAAATTTAGACAAATTAAAATTAAATTATTCTGGTTGTCGCGATGGAATGATTGATGAAAAATGCGCAAGCAAAATTATTGAAATAGACAATCGTAAAATTGGTTTAATTGGATTAAGTATGGTTTATAGCGAATTAGACAAGAAAAAGCTTGATGATATTTTTAAAAAAATAAAAAATAAAACTGATTTAATAATTGTTAATATTCATTGGGGAACAGAATATAGTCATAAATTCAGTAAAACCCAGCAAGAAATAGCTTATCAATTAATTGACGCTGGAGCTGATATTGTTATTGGTCATCATCCGCATGTTGTTCAAGGAATGGAAATTTATCGTAATAAACCAATTTTTTATTCTTTGGGTAATTTTATTTTTGATCAATATTTTTCAAAAGACACGCAAGAAGGATTGGCGGTTGGTGTAAATGTAATTCAATCAAAAGAACAAAATAAGCTTGAATTTTATTTATTTCCTTTTAAATCAATAGCCAGTCAAGTAAAATTAATGGACAACAAAGAAAAAAATAAATTTTTAGAAAATTTTATTAATTGGTCAAACATTGACGAAAAAATTATTGAGCAAATTAAAAGTAATAAAATAGAATTTAATTATTAA